The Tenebrio molitor chromosome 3, icTenMoli1.1, whole genome shotgun sequence genome contains a region encoding:
- the LOC138125880 gene encoding leucine-rich repeat-containing protein 40-like — protein sequence MARPTNVRSRRKLINPVFHLQTKEEDDSQLTKGIIKIVRRTGQLNLSGRNLSNVPERMFTMYELTDEDTAKYIDFNKEPEEENWWQFKPLTYLDLSSNVLQEIPGQIGMFEDLTVLNLQDNNITSLPPEIGKLTKLTKLNLSHNKINLLPKEFYNLIELQVLSMAHNNLEKLSKHFGDLVMLQQLDLSHNVLTKLPSGMGFLVRLTEINLSHNKLIELPPDLVNLRGLLKLDVTHNDLVYLPKMEELTKLQFLYAQHNNIEEIPDFEGCTHLQQIYFGNNYIKEVSAEFCENMSNLKILELRDNKIETIPNEIAMLQHLIRLDLTNNDLTDLPHSLGLLAHLQNFQVEGNKLKKIRADIIKGGTIRILKHLKEKLDSEEYENIPKASSNVAHEPKTFPDRYTMKHSRALNLTMKQLTTVPDEVFEEAKTAEVTIVDLCKNKFPSVPGGLKLIAENLTELNLSMNSLTEIPEFISECSKLKYFDVGNNLLSNLPDCLSALISLRELVLSTNRFTSIPQCVYSMVGLEILLASDNKITEIDVEGLQNLKRIATLDLTNNNISQIPPQLGNMTQLRSVELKGNCFRQPRYAILDQGTASVLSYLRDKIPK from the exons atggccaGACCGACGAATGTTAGATCCAGacgtaaattaataaatccgGTTTTCCATTTACAAACTAAAGAAGAAGATGACAGTCAACTTACCAAgggtattattaaaattgtgcgAAGGACAGGACAGCTCAACTTATCCGGACGTAATTTATCCAACG TTCCTGAAAGAATGTTTACCATGTACGAGTTAACTGATGAAGATACTGCCAAATACATTGATTTCAACAAAGAGCCAGAAGAGGAGAACTGGTGGCAGTTCAAGCCCTTGACCTACTTAGATTTAAGCTCAAATGTTCTCCAAGAAATTCCAGGACAAATTGGAATGTTTGAAGATTTAACAGTGCTCAAT TTGCAAGACAATAACATAACAAGTTTACCCCCTGAAATTGGGAAATTAACCAAGTTAACAAAACTAAACCTTAGccataacaaaattaatttattaccaaAGGAATTTTACAATCTAATAGAACTACAAGTTCTTTCAATGGCTCATAACAACttagaaaaattatcaaaacattTTGGTGATTTGGTGATGCTTCAACAACTG gATTTGTCCCATAATGTTTTAACTAAGTTACCATCAGGGATGGGGTTCTTGGTCCGTTTAACTGAAATAAATCTCTcacataataaattaatagaaTTGCCTCCCGACCTAGTTAACCTGAGGG gtCTTCTCAAACTAGATGTCACCCATAATGACTTGGTTTACCTCCCAAAGATGGAAGAACTCACCAAGTTACAGTTTTTGTACGCTCAACACAACAACATCGAAGAAATTCCAGATTTTGAAGGATGTACCCACTTACAGCAAATATACTTTGGAAATAATTACATTAAA GAAGTGAGCGCCGAATTTTGCGAAAACATGTCAAATCTGAAAATTCTAGAGTTACGAGACAACAAAATCGAAACGATACCGAATGAAATAGCCATGTTGCAGCACTTGATTCGTCTCGATTTGACAAATAATGATCTCACTGA tCTCCCACATTCGCTCGGTTTGTTGGCCCACTTGCAAAACTTTCAAGTGGAAGGAAAcaagttgaaaaaaataagagCTGATATAATCAAAGGGGGTACAATTCGAATCTTGAAGCATTTGAAGGAGAAATTGGATAGTGAAGAATATGAGAATATTCCAAAAGCGTCGAGTAACGTTGCGCACGAGCCTAAGACATTTCCTGACAG ATACACCATGAAACACTCGCGTGCGCTAAACTTGACAATGAAGCAGCTGACAACAGTACCTGATGAGGTATTTGAAGAAGCCAAAACGGCTGAAGTCACGATTGTAgatttgtgtaaaaataaatttccctCAGTGCCTGGCGGACTAAAACTGATCGCCGAAAATTTAACAGAACTGAATTTATCGATGAACTCGCTCACTGAAATCCCCGAATTTATATCTGAATGttccaaattaaaatacttcgATGTGGGCAACAATTTGCTAAGCAACTTGCCAGACTGTTTGAGTGCATTGATTAGTTTAAGAGAGTTGGTGTTGAGCACCAACAGATTCACCAGCATACCACAATGCGTGTATAGTATGGTAGGTTTAGAAATCTTGTTAGCTAGTGACAACAAGATCACCGAGATCGACGTGGAAGGTTTGCAAAACCTGAAAAGAATAGCCACTCtagatttaacaaataataatatcaGTCAAATCCCTCCACAGCTAGGCAATATGACTCAGTTGAG GTCAGTTGAATTGAAAGGGAACTGCTTCAGGCAGCCAAGATACGCAATTCTGGATCAAGGAACGGCCTCGGTTTTGAGCTACTTGAGAGACAAGATCCCGAAATAA
- the LOC138125883 gene encoding uncharacterized protein, giving the protein MMKKIVLATVAVLLAFQQVLGATDQEVEDAYSDFENATYAVFEETEAVRQNYTNNFLENVALIRLDGKLAMNKKIEETNQLIQKLAARTDGYENIDVTECTQGMDTILQTYVDDALDRMDDCLYNWRYNTGFNVMSARWTDIVHLGMDYLTCTQKAIEDCKGDEACNDQIITEIAQKKEEATYTLNLFAVDMYNSLDSVPVNCKDRILMDVFSYSSDIVEYVSTCMDRVISSFVPLMCTVSKK; this is encoded by the exons ATGATGAAGAAAATCGTTTTGGCAACAGTGGCAGTCTTGCTCGCTTTCCAG CAAGTCCTGGGCGCCACCGACCAGGAAGTAGAAGACGCATACAGTGACTTCGAGAATGCCACTTACGCGGTATTCGAAGAGACCGAGGCTGTGAGGCAAAACTATACGAACAATTTCTTGGAGAACGTGGCTTTAATTAGACTGGATGGCAAACTcgcaatgaacaaaaaaatcgaggAGACCAATCAGCTCATTCAGAAATTGGCTGCAAGAACTGACGGTTACGAGAACATCGATGTCACCGAATGCACTCAAGGTATGGACACCATCTTGCAGACGTACGTTGACGATGCTCTCGATCGTATGGACGATTGTTTGTACAACTGGAGGTACAACACGGGATTCAACGTGATGTCCGCGAGGTGGACCGACATTGTCCACTTGGGGATGGACTATCTGACTTGCACGCAGAAGGCCATAGAGGACTGCAAAGGCGACGAGGCTTGCAACGACCAGATCATCACCGAGATAGCCCAGAAGAAGGAAGAAGCGACGTACACGTTGAACTTGTTCGCAGTTGACATGTACAACAGTCTGGACAGTGTCCCTGTCAACTGTAAAGACAGAATTTTGATGGACGTCTTCAGCTACTCTTCAGATATCGTAGAATATGTATCGACTTGCATGGACAGAGTGATCAGTAGTTTTGTCCCGTTGATGTGTACCGTATCGAAAAAATAA